One genomic window of Buchnera aphidicola (Drepanosiphum platanoidis) includes the following:
- the rpsL gene encoding 30S ribosomal protein S12 encodes MVTINQLVRNSRIKKISKSNVPALSKCPQKRGVCLKVYTTTPKKPNSALRKVCRVKLTNGLEVTAYIGGEGHNLQEHSVILIRGGRVKDLPGVRYHVIRGALDCAGVKNRQQGRSKYGVKKKNNK; translated from the coding sequence ATGGTCACAATTAATCAATTAGTTCGAAATTCTAGAATTAAAAAAATTTCTAAAAGTAATGTTCCAGCTTTATCTAAATGTCCTCAAAAAAGAGGAGTATGTTTAAAAGTTTATACTACTACTCCTAAAAAACCTAATTCCGCTTTAAGAAAAGTATGTCGAGTTAAATTAACTAATGGATTAGAAGTAACAGCATATATTGGAGGTGAAGGTCATAATTTACAAGAACATTCTGTAATTTTAATTAGAGGAGGAAGAGTTAAAGATTTACCAGGTGTAAGATATCATGTTATAAGAGGAGCTTTAGATTGCGCTGGAGTGAAAAATAGACAACAAGGAAGATCTAAATATGGAGTAAAAAAAAAAAATAATAAATAA
- the tusB gene encoding sulfurtransferase complex subunit TusB has translation MLHMLLKSPYLVDIYEFLHFFSKEDDFVALQDGVLIVLKNNLFYKKFIKIVKNRYVLKNDLLARGLSSYNNKFSIINYKDLVYLTEKNIQQIIWK, from the coding sequence ATGTTACATATGTTATTAAAATCTCCTTATTTAGTTGATATTTATGAATTTTTACATTTTTTTTCTAAAGAAGATGATTTTGTAGCTCTTCAAGATGGAGTATTAATTGTTTTAAAAAATAATCTTTTTTATAAAAAATTTATTAAAATAGTAAAAAATCGTTATGTTTTAAAAAATGATTTATTAGCTCGAGGTTTAAGTTCTTATAATAATAAATTTTCTATTATTAATTATAAAGATTTAGTATATTTGACTGAAAAAAATATTCAGCAAATAATTTGGAAATAA
- the tusC gene encoding sulfurtransferase complex subunit TusC — MNIVKKKILGVIFSRAPYGASFGEEGLELIISSSIFFKKIYIFFISDGIFQIFYNQKPKLIFLNKYTNLFKMFNFLNIKKCFSNIENLYNRGILKKNVCNKIVFKKYKFILPIILLKNKNLKKKMSKCQYLLNF, encoded by the coding sequence ATGAATATAGTTAAAAAAAAAATTTTAGGTGTAATTTTTTCTAGAGCTCCATATGGAGCTAGTTTTGGAGAAGAAGGATTAGAATTAATCATTTCTTCAAGTATATTTTTTAAAAAAATTTATATTTTTTTTATTAGTGATGGAATTTTTCAAATTTTTTATAATCAAAAACCAAAATTAATTTTTTTAAATAAATACACAAATTTATTTAAAATGTTTAATTTTTTAAATATTAAAAAATGTTTTTCTAACATTGAAAATTTATATAATAGAGGAATATTAAAAAAAAATGTATGTAATAAAATTGTTTTTAAAAAATATAAATTTATTTTACCAATAATTTTATTAAAAAATAAAAATTTAAAAAAAAAAATGTCTAAATGTCAATATCTTTTAAATTTTTAA
- the tusD gene encoding sulfurtransferase complex subunit TusD translates to MIYTIIILGPPYGTQNSKTGFLFSKALIDSKHVIKKIFFYGEGILNSNINLFFNFSPEYTFCNIGKMWKDLSIKYSINLSICIGSCIKRGFLKNKNTYKKHYLKKNIASYFHLSNLNDLNESIISSDRVIQF, encoded by the coding sequence TTGATTTATACTATAATAATTTTAGGCCCTCCATATGGAACGCAAAATTCTAAAACTGGTTTTTTATTTTCTAAAGCTTTAATAGATTCTAAACATGTTATAAAAAAAATTTTTTTTTATGGAGAGGGAATATTAAATTCTAATATTAATCTATTTTTTAATTTTTCTCCTGAATATACATTTTGTAATATAGGAAAAATGTGGAAAGATTTAAGTATAAAATATTCAATAAATTTAAGTATATGTATTGGTTCTTGCATAAAACGAGGTTTTTTAAAAAATAAGAATACTTATAAAAAACATTATTTAAAAAAAAATATAGCTTCTTATTTTCATTTATCTAATTTAAATGATCTTAATGAAAGTATTATTTCTTCAGATAGAGTAATACAATTTTAA
- the tsgA gene encoding MFS transporter TsgA, with protein sequence MTNKNRSYLTYISFLSYALTGSFITVTGVVIQGLSVYFNISTLKISIIFTILNIGMLSSIFLNAWLMKIIPLKKQLYIGFFSTILSILGLIIFKNIYILLMIMFIFGLISGVTMSIGTFLITSVYFSRERAKKLLITDSFFSFSGMIFPSICTFILFHKMYWQWIYVWISLIYLLIFLLSLNLSFPIVEKSHIKILGNITFKEKEFNLNIFLLYCSALMYILGQMGFISWVPEYGAHNLKISMEKSGKLVSNFWMNYMLGMWFFSSVIQSFKLQKIIIFLTGISALMMFLFIFSWNYIFSLFIISFLGFFSSSIYSILITIASMQTDKPSPKIINFILLAGSLGTFLTYIITSPIVYFKGPIGALIFANILYFIIFYITILLRKMHLKKKLKEF encoded by the coding sequence ATGACAAATAAAAATCGTTCATATTTAACTTATATTAGTTTTTTAAGCTATGCATTAACTGGTTCTTTTATTACTGTAACAGGAGTAGTTATACAAGGATTATCAGTTTATTTTAATATTTCTACACTAAAAATTAGCATTATTTTTACAATTTTGAATATTGGAATGTTATCTTCTATTTTTTTAAATGCATGGTTAATGAAAATTATACCTTTAAAAAAACAGTTATATATTGGTTTTTTTTCTACTATATTATCTATTCTTGGATTAATTATATTCAAAAATATATATATTTTGCTAATGATTATGTTTATTTTTGGTTTAATTAGCGGCGTTACTATGTCTATAGGAACTTTTTTAATTACTAGTGTATACTTTTCTAGAGAAAGAGCAAAAAAACTTTTAATTACAGATTCTTTTTTTAGTTTTTCAGGTATGATTTTTCCTTCTATATGTACATTTATATTATTTCACAAAATGTATTGGCAATGGATATATGTTTGGATTAGTTTAATTTATCTATTAATTTTTTTATTATCTTTAAATCTCTCTTTTCCTATCGTAGAAAAATCACATATAAAAATTTTAGGAAATATTACATTTAAAGAAAAAGAATTTAATTTAAATATTTTCTTATTATATTGTTCTGCTTTAATGTATATATTAGGTCAAATGGGCTTTATATCTTGGGTTCCTGAATACGGAGCTCATAATCTTAAAATAAGCATGGAAAAATCAGGAAAATTAGTTAGTAATTTTTGGATGAATTATATGTTAGGAATGTGGTTTTTTAGTTCTGTTATTCAATCATTTAAATTACAAAAAATAATAATATTTTTAACAGGAATATCAGCTTTAATGATGTTTTTATTTATTTTCAGCTGGAACTATATATTTTCTTTATTTATAATTTCTTTTTTAGGTTTTTTTTCTAGTTCTATATATAGCATTTTAATTACTATTGCTTCTATGCAAACAGATAAACCTTCACCGAAAATAATTAATTTTATTCTTTTAGCTGGTAGTTTAGGAACATTTTTAACATATATTATTACAAGTCCAATTGTATATTTTAAAGGTCCTATAGGAGCTTTAATTTTTGCAAATATTTTATATTTTATAATTTTTTATATTACCATTTTATTAAGAAAAATGCACTTAAAAAAAAAATTAAAAGAATTTTAA
- the trpS gene encoding tryptophan--tRNA ligase, whose protein sequence is MIENFFKKKRVFSAIQPSGNLTIGNYISVLKYWKNMQKKYDCIFCIADLHSLTSISKNFDHFLNNSILDTLSLYLACGVNPRKSIVFLQSMIPEHTQLNWILNNYVYVQELMRMTQFKSKSKLLKNSKINSGILNYPILMASDILLYDTDLVHVGKDQIQHIELSKKIANRFNKIHGKIFKIPNFLIFNQGIKIMSLLNPNKKMSKSDINKKNSIFLLDDLEVLKNKVNSAITDSDVPAKIIFDPINKPGISNLLVILSSITKLSILDIEQKFFKKNYKSFKKFFYFCMFSFLKNLQKKFLKYRKDENKLKKILNLGMKKISFLAKSKINKIFNTLYK, encoded by the coding sequence ATGATAGAAAATTTTTTTAAAAAAAAAAGGGTATTTAGTGCTATACAGCCTTCAGGAAATTTAACTATAGGAAATTATATTAGTGTCTTAAAATATTGGAAAAATATGCAGAAAAAATATGATTGTATTTTTTGTATTGCAGATCTTCATTCTTTAACATCAATATCAAAAAATTTTGATCATTTTTTAAATAATTCAATTTTAGATACTTTATCTTTGTATTTAGCTTGCGGGGTTAATCCTAGAAAAAGTATTGTTTTTTTACAGTCTATGATTCCTGAACATACTCAACTTAATTGGATATTAAATAATTATGTATATGTTCAAGAACTAATGAGAATGACACAATTTAAAAGTAAATCTAAATTGCTTAAAAATAGTAAAATAAATTCTGGAATTTTAAATTATCCAATTTTAATGGCATCTGATATTTTATTATATGATACTGATTTAGTTCATGTAGGTAAAGATCAAATACAACATATTGAATTATCTAAAAAAATTGCAAATAGATTTAATAAAATTCATGGAAAAATTTTTAAAATTCCAAATTTTTTAATTTTTAATCAAGGAATTAAAATTATGTCTTTATTAAATCCAAATAAAAAAATGTCTAAATCTGATATAAATAAAAAAAATTCAATTTTTTTATTAGATGATCTTGAAGTTTTGAAAAATAAAGTAAATTCAGCAATTACAGATTCAGATGTTCCCGCAAAAATAATTTTTGACCCTATTAATAAACCTGGAATTTCAAATTTATTAGTTATTTTATCTTCTATCACTAAATTATCTATTTTAGATATAGAACAAAAATTTTTTAAAAAAAATTATAAATCTTTTAAAAAATTTTTTTATTTTTGTATGTTTAGTTTTTTAAAAAATTTACAAAAAAAATTTTTAAAATATAGAAAAGATGAAAATAAATTAAAGAAAATTTTAAATTTAGGTATGAAAAAAATTTCTTTTTTAGCTAAATCAAAAATAAATAAAATTTTTAATACTTTGTATAAATAA
- the rpe gene encoding ribulose-phosphate 3-epimerase yields MRKIFLAPSILSANFYKLGNDIEKTLLGGGDIIHFDIMDNHYVSNLTFGPLVLSSLRKNGIKSIIDVHIMAKPVDRLIYDCIKFGANFITIHSDSTIHLNRSLKIIRDHGCKAGIAINPAQSLNFLEYIMDSIDLILVMTVNPGYSEQIFINEMLPKIKKIRSKIDNSNFKNILLSVDGGIKKKHIKNLVKIGVDIIVMGSEIFKKKDIYQTTKNIKKILINYSKNY; encoded by the coding sequence ATGAGAAAAATTTTTTTAGCCCCCTCAATTCTTTCTGCTAATTTTTATAAATTAGGAAATGATATAGAAAAAACTTTATTAGGTGGTGGAGATATTATTCATTTTGATATTATGGATAATCATTACGTATCTAATTTAACTTTTGGTCCTTTAGTACTTTCTTCTTTAAGAAAAAATGGTATAAAATCTATTATTGATGTACATATTATGGCAAAACCTGTAGATAGATTAATTTATGATTGTATAAAATTTGGAGCAAATTTTATTACTATTCATTCAGATTCTACAATCCATTTAAATCGTTCATTAAAAATTATTAGAGATCATGGATGTAAAGCTGGTATTGCTATTAATCCAGCACAATCTTTAAATTTTTTAGAATATATAATGGATAGTATCGATTTAATTTTAGTAATGACTGTAAATCCAGGTTATTCTGAACAAATTTTTATTAATGAAATGTTACCAAAAATTAAAAAAATAAGATCAAAAATTGATAATAGTAATTTTAAGAATATTTTATTATCTGTAGATGGTGGAATAAAAAAAAAACATATAAAAAATTTAGTAAAAATTGGCGTTGATATTATTGTTATGGGTTCAGAAATTTTTAAAAAAAAAGATATATATCAAACTACTAAAAATATAAAAAAAATTTTGATAAATTATTCAAAAAATTATTAA
- the aroB gene encoding 3-dehydroquinate synthase: MKKIYVHVKNKKYPILIGFNIFKNKKIFSFFNKKKKILLITNNVIKDLWLKHILNFFYSFDLKINIFVLKDGEKNKIIETSNDIITYLLKKKYGRDSLLVAFGGGVIGDIVGFTASIYQRGIPFIQIPTTLLAQVDASVGGKTGVNHILGKNMIGTFWQPECVLININFLSTLSRREYLSGMSEVIKYAIAFNKPFFFYILKNIKKIIQLNSKVILKCILKSCNIKSKIVAHDERELGNRALLNLGHTYGHAIESYTKYKKFLHGESVSIGIIMAARTAISLKKLNLNDFNLIIKIFKKIGLPVKFYHNINVDKFIKYMYRDKKNILGNIRLVLPIAIGKSILIDKISTKIIKNSIKLTCK, translated from the coding sequence ATGAAAAAAATTTATGTTCATGTAAAAAACAAAAAATATCCAATTTTGATAGGTTTTAATATTTTTAAAAATAAAAAAATTTTTTCTTTTTTTAATAAAAAAAAAAAAATTCTTTTAATAACTAATAATGTTATTAAAGATTTATGGTTAAAGCACATTTTAAATTTTTTTTATAGTTTTGATCTTAAAATAAATATTTTTGTACTTAAAGACGGAGAAAAAAATAAAATTATTGAAACATCTAATGATATTATTACATATTTATTAAAAAAAAAATACGGAAGAGATTCTTTATTAGTTGCTTTTGGAGGGGGAGTAATTGGAGATATTGTAGGATTTACAGCTTCTATTTATCAGAGAGGTATTCCTTTTATACAAATACCTACTACTCTTTTAGCTCAAGTCGATGCTTCTGTTGGAGGGAAAACTGGAGTAAATCATATATTAGGTAAAAATATGATAGGAACATTTTGGCAGCCTGAATGTGTTTTAATAAATATAAATTTTTTATCTACTTTATCAAGACGAGAATATTTATCTGGAATGTCTGAAGTTATTAAATATGCAATTGCTTTTAATAAACCATTTTTTTTTTATATTTTAAAAAATATAAAAAAAATTATTCAATTAAATTCTAAAGTTATTTTAAAATGTATTTTAAAATCTTGTAACATAAAATCAAAAATTGTAGCTCATGATGAAAGAGAGTTAGGAAATAGAGCATTATTAAATTTAGGTCATACATATGGACATGCAATAGAATCTTATACAAAATATAAAAAATTTTTACATGGAGAATCTGTTTCTATTGGTATTATTATGGCCGCAAGAACAGCTATATCTTTAAAAAAATTAAATTTGAATGATTTTAATTTAATTATTAAAATTTTTAAAAAAATTGGTTTACCTGTCAAATTTTATCATAATATAAATGTAGATAAATTTATAAAATATATGTATCGTGATAAAAAAAATATATTAGGGAATATTCGTTTAGTTTTACCAATTGCTATAGGAAAATCTATTTTAATAGATAAAATATCTACAAAAATTATTAAAAATTCTATTAAATTAACTTGTAAATAA
- the aroK gene encoding shikimate kinase AroK, giving the protein MKKLQNIFLIGPMGSGKSTVGKYLSKYLNMNFYDSDQEIELKTGVSISWIFDIEGEKCFRERESKIIKKLTKKKKIILSTGGGAILSKKSRINISKRGFVIYLSANIDTQIKRTKNDKNRPLLTNKKSIKSVLKKLSLKRNFLYEKISNFKIETDNINIFQIIKLILKELKNNKNFINLEKI; this is encoded by the coding sequence ATGAAAAAATTACAAAATATTTTTTTAATTGGACCTATGGGATCTGGAAAGAGTACGGTAGGAAAATATTTATCAAAATATTTAAATATGAATTTTTATGATTCTGATCAAGAAATTGAATTGAAGACAGGAGTTAGTATTAGTTGGATTTTTGATATTGAAGGAGAAAAATGCTTTAGAGAGCGAGAATCTAAAATAATTAAGAAATTAACAAAAAAAAAAAAAATTATTTTATCTACAGGTGGAGGTGCTATTCTTTCTAAGAAATCAAGAATTAATATTTCAAAAAGAGGTTTTGTAATTTATTTAAGTGCAAATATTGATACACAGATTAAAAGAACTAAGAATGATAAAAATCGACCTTTATTAACAAATAAAAAATCGATTAAAAGTGTATTAAAAAAATTGTCATTAAAAAGAAATTTTTTATATGAAAAAATTTCTAATTTTAAAATTGAGACTGATAATATTAATATTTTTCAAATTATAAAATTAATTCTTAAAGAATTAAAAAATAATAAAAATTTTATAAATTTGGAGAAAATATAA
- the deoD gene encoding purine-nucleoside phosphorylase: MITPHINAKKKDFSENVIIAGDPNRVKYITKKFLKNFVSITNVRGMLGFTGYFKGKKISVMSHGMGIPSLSIYVHELVNFYKVKKIIRVGTCGSVNSKIKLKDIILGMGACTDSSINKLSFKNYNYSAISNFKLLYKAYNISKKKNISIKIGNIFSTDLFYNNQKNFIDLMNKYNILSVEMETSELYRLSAILNFKSLSICTVSDCLIKNISLSISDRILLLDKAIKIALEIF, encoded by the coding sequence ATGATTACTCCACATATAAATGCTAAAAAAAAAGATTTTTCAGAAAATGTTATTATTGCAGGTGATCCTAATCGAGTTAAATACATTACTAAAAAATTTTTAAAAAATTTTGTCAGTATTACAAATGTTCGGGGTATGCTTGGTTTTACAGGTTATTTTAAAGGAAAAAAAATTTCTGTAATGAGTCATGGAATGGGAATTCCTTCTTTATCTATATATGTTCATGAATTAGTAAACTTTTATAAAGTAAAAAAAATTATTAGAGTGGGAACTTGTGGTTCTGTAAATTCAAAAATTAAATTAAAAGATATTATTTTGGGTATGGGGGCTTGTACTGATTCTTCTATTAATAAATTATCTTTTAAAAATTATAACTATTCAGCTATCTCAAATTTTAAGCTTTTATACAAAGCTTATAATATTTCTAAAAAAAAAAATATTTCTATAAAAATAGGAAATATATTTTCTACAGATTTATTTTATAATAATCAAAAAAATTTTATAGATTTAATGAATAAATATAATATATTATCTGTAGAAATGGAAACTTCAGAATTATATAGATTATCTGCTATTTTAAATTTTAAATCTTTATCTATTTGTACAGTTTCTGATTGTTTAATTAAAAATATTTCTTTGAGTATATCAGATAGAATTTTATTATTGGATAAAGCTATAAAAATTGCATTAGAAATTTTTTAA
- a CDS encoding phosphopentomutase → MKRVFVLVLDSLGIGYSKDSVKFGDYGSNTLGHIIECCYKNFANSYGRNGVLKIPNLVKLGIINALKKSSKNKIFGFNKESKIIGSYAYSKEISTSKDTSSGHWEMMGSPVLFKWTYFKSLKNSFPLDLLNKIQKKFLINGFLGNCHASGTDIINIYGKEHIKYNYPIIYTSSDSVFQIACHEKSFGLERLYDLCLLVRKILNKSKYKVTRVIARPFLNDQKNQFYRTRNRKDFSISPNEETVLEKLVKEKKGEVISIGKISDIFNNKGITKQVNVYELEKIFEALYKELKNYSEYRKKNIIVFANFVDFDSYWGHRRDVSGYAKELELFDIKIPKFLSLMKKNDLLIITSDHGCDPTWKGTDHTREHVPILIYKKNLIPKYLGYRKTFSDISQTISNYLGLSKMKFGKKIIF, encoded by the coding sequence ATGAAACGAGTATTTGTATTAGTTTTAGATTCTTTAGGAATAGGTTATTCTAAAGATTCTGTTAAATTTGGAGATTATGGCTCTAATACTTTAGGGCATATAATAGAATGTTGTTATAAAAATTTTGCTAATTCTTATGGAAGAAATGGTGTTTTAAAAATTCCAAATTTAGTAAAATTAGGAATTATTAATGCTTTAAAAAAATCTTCTAAAAATAAAATTTTTGGGTTTAATAAAGAATCTAAAATTATAGGAAGTTATGCATATTCTAAAGAAATTTCTACAAGTAAAGATACTTCTTCAGGACATTGGGAAATGATGGGATCTCCTGTATTATTTAAATGGACATATTTTAAAAGTTTAAAAAATAGTTTTCCTTTAGATTTATTAAATAAAATACAAAAAAAATTTTTAATAAATGGATTTCTAGGTAATTGTCATGCCTCAGGAACAGATATTATTAACATTTATGGAAAAGAACATATAAAATATAATTATCCTATTATTTATACTTCTTCAGATTCTGTATTTCAAATTGCTTGTCATGAAAAAAGTTTTGGATTAGAAAGATTATATGATTTATGTTTATTAGTTCGAAAAATTTTAAATAAAAGTAAATATAAAGTTACAAGGGTAATTGCAAGGCCATTTTTAAATGATCAAAAAAATCAATTTTATAGAACGAGAAATAGAAAAGATTTTTCTATATCTCCAAATGAAGAGACGGTATTAGAAAAATTAGTAAAAGAAAAAAAAGGAGAAGTAATTTCTATTGGAAAAATTTCTGATATTTTTAATAATAAAGGCATAACAAAGCAAGTTAACGTATATGAATTAGAAAAAATTTTTGAAGCTTTATATAAAGAATTAAAAAATTATTCTGAATATAGAAAAAAAAATATTATAGTATTTGCTAATTTTGTAGATTTTGATTCTTATTGGGGTCATAGAAGAGACGTTTCTGGATATGCTAAAGAATTAGAATTATTTGATATAAAAATTCCAAAATTTCTTTCTTTAATGAAAAAAAATGATCTTTTAATTATTACTTCTGATCATGGATGTGATCCTACTTGGAAAGGAACAGATCATACGAGAGAACATGTCCCAATTTTAATTTATAAAAAAAATTTAATTCCAAAATATTTAGGTTATCGAAAAACTTTTTCTGATATTTCTCAAACTATATCAAATTATTTAGGATTATCGAAGATGAAATTTGGAAAAAAAATAATTTTTTAA
- the ansA gene encoding asparaginase, whose protein sequence is MKKKKIYIIYTGGTIGMKRSDKGYIPASGYLQKQILKIQKFYRKEVPNFKIKEYFPLIDSSNIRPKLWRKICKDIKKNYIKYDGFIILHGTDTMAYTASALSFALENLQKPVIITGSQIPLCEIRSDGFQNLLNSLLIAANYPINEVTLFFNNKLYRGNRTTKTNSDGLTAFSSPNLSYLLKVSINIKCIKKKYFYNNQKKLIVHKIYNQPINIIFIYPGISHKIIKNIFLKPIKAVILYSYGSGNAPQEKKFLKELIKASNKNIIIINLTQCVFGTVNMKNYATGNSLFKIGVISGYDLTIEAALTKLQFLFSKNISIKKIKKNMQKNLRGELTKS, encoded by the coding sequence ATGAAAAAAAAAAAAATATATATAATATATACTGGTGGTACTATAGGTATGAAAAGATCTGATAAGGGATACATTCCAGCATCAGGGTATTTACAAAAACAAATTTTAAAAATTCAAAAATTTTATAGAAAAGAAGTTCCTAATTTTAAAATAAAAGAATATTTTCCATTAATTGACTCTTCTAATATACGTCCGAAATTATGGCGAAAAATATGTAAAGACATAAAAAAAAATTATATTAAATACGATGGATTTATTATACTTCATGGAACTGATACTATGGCATACACTGCATCTGCTTTATCTTTTGCTTTAGAAAATTTACAAAAACCAGTAATTATAACTGGCTCTCAAATTCCATTATGTGAAATTAGATCTGATGGATTTCAAAATTTATTAAATTCATTATTAATTGCTGCAAATTATCCAATTAATGAAGTAACATTATTTTTTAATAATAAATTATATAGAGGGAATAGAACTACTAAAACAAATTCAGATGGATTAACAGCATTTTCTTCCCCTAATTTATCATATTTATTAAAAGTCAGCATAAATATAAAATGTATAAAAAAAAAATACTTTTATAATAATCAAAAAAAATTAATTGTTCATAAAATATATAATCAACCTATAAATATTATTTTTATATATCCTGGGATATCGCATAAAATTATAAAAAACATTTTTTTAAAACCAATAAAAGCTGTAATTTTATATTCGTATGGATCAGGAAATGCCCCTCAAGAAAAAAAATTTTTAAAAGAATTAATTAAAGCTTCTAATAAGAATATTATTATTATAAACTTAACACAATGTGTTTTTGGAACAGTAAATATGAAAAATTATGCAACAGGAAATTCTCTTTTTAAAATAGGAGTAATTAGTGGTTATGATTTAACTATTGAAGCTGCTTTAACAAAGCTACAATTCTTGTTTAGTAAAAATATTTCGATAAAAAAAATAAAAAAAAATATGCAAAAAAATTTAAGAGGAGAATTAACAAAATCATAA
- a CDS encoding NifU family protein yields MIYISKNAHEYIKKILSHDIKKKYIELYVDIKQKKINFKMLFIKNFLKVQYFKIEFKGFNIYIKKNNLKFVYNLEIDLLQNNLTQKLIFKISNNKLKKQKNFNINLSKKYSILENRVKQFINIHINPILMSHGGELFLEKINDKKQLFIKFFGNCHSCVMVKTTFNQMIQKKLSLAFPELTEIVDVTDHNNKI; encoded by the coding sequence ATGATTTATATTTCTAAAAATGCTCATGAATATATTAAAAAAATATTATCACATGATATAAAAAAAAAATATATTGAATTATATGTTGACATAAAACAAAAAAAAATAAATTTTAAAATGTTATTTATTAAAAATTTTTTAAAAGTTCAATATTTTAAAATAGAATTTAAAGGATTTAATATATATATTAAAAAAAATAATTTAAAATTTGTATATAATTTAGAAATTGATTTATTGCAAAATAATTTAACACAAAAATTAATTTTTAAAATTTCTAATAATAAATTAAAAAAACAAAAAAATTTTAATATTAATTTATCTAAAAAATATAGTATTTTAGAAAATCGTGTAAAACAATTTATTAATATTCATATTAATCCTATTTTAATGTCTCATGGAGGAGAATTGTTTTTAGAAAAAATAAATGATAAAAAACAACTTTTTATAAAATTTTTTGGAAATTGTCATAGCTGCGTAATGGTTAAAACTACATTTAATCAAATGATTCAAAAAAAGTTAAGCTTAGCTTTTCCTGAATTAACTGAAATAGTTGATGTTACAGATCATAATAATAAAATATAA
- the ssb gene encoding single-stranded DNA-binding protein — protein sequence MASRGINKVILIGNLGQNPDVRYMPNGSAVANLTLATSETWKDKETGELKEKTEWHRVVLFNKLAEIAGLYLKKGAQIYIEGSLKTRKWKDSNGIDRYITEIIVNFGGSMQMLGNKHSFNPNFKKKKNFEELNSHKLLKKESKKNFFDNKKVNSKNFKKSEDKNFSQLNKDDSIDFDDDIPF from the coding sequence ATGGCAAGTAGAGGAATAAATAAAGTAATTTTAATTGGTAATCTTGGCCAAAATCCAGATGTTCGATATATGCCTAATGGATCTGCAGTTGCTAATTTAACTCTTGCTACATCAGAGACTTGGAAAGATAAAGAAACAGGAGAATTAAAAGAAAAGACTGAATGGCATAGAGTTGTTTTGTTTAATAAATTGGCAGAAATTGCTGGTTTATATTTAAAAAAAGGCGCTCAAATATATATTGAAGGTTCTTTAAAAACTAGAAAATGGAAAGATTCAAATGGAATAGATCGTTATATTACAGAAATTATTGTAAATTTTGGCGGATCTATGCAGATGTTAGGCAATAAACATTCTTTTAATCCTAATTTTAAAAAAAAAAAAAATTTTGAAGAATTAAATTCACATAAATTATTAAAAAAAGAATCTAAAAAAAATTTTTTTGATAATAAAAAAGTTAATTCTAAAAATTTTAAAAAATCTGAAGATAAAAATTTTTCACAATTAAATAAAGATGATTCTATAGATTTTGATGATGACATACCTTTTTAA